In Lathyrus oleraceus cultivar Zhongwan6 chromosome 2, CAAS_Psat_ZW6_1.0, whole genome shotgun sequence, the DNA window catgtggaaacaagcaagtcatcctcctaggtcttggtcagaagataaagaggttaagaggtgcaagctgagggtttcattggactgatcattagccatctgaggtttgtgcttcaaattaggttttcttgattcctcaagggggttgagctttatcttggttaATATGgcacatcatcatcatcatcatggtttttTCATCACCCAGAGGttcattatgcttgatcagatgccttgagattagggttttgacctctggtcaaccctaatcatctgaattgtgccaatcagggttttgcaaggagatgagggtttcaatggatatggggatcatcatatgattatattgagcttatggaagctagggtttcatggttgagccatttcatcaggagtttgaggcttAAGTTGATCAatgcatagccaattcatctatcagtcagaaaaagtcaaccagaggtcaactgatggatttggaggtgggagagggttagagacacttcattcatgtctaaacgagtttcatttgacatttcaaacatcaagaatgaagaaaataaagtcagatgaaaactttccaaaaatagaaagtgacttgtaattgaaaattgccaaaaatggaaagtttttctcctcaaaattacatgttcaaaaatgcttcaaatgaacttttgttcaacatgaaagttgtagatcttgctctcacctttccaaaaagtccaagaacatgaatttctcatttgtggttggcaagttctggattgatcattgtccaaaaaagtggaatttcaaagtggcataacttttgattcacaaggccaaatggagtgaggtttctttgagcaaaattcttttgatgtcctctatccaaaacaagcattacatgtcatgaaaactcatcacataaaaagtccatttttcaagtggaccaattttgaaaaagggagggaaaaagtgcattttgcaaaataagcattattttcacatgattccacttGCAACAGTTCACAAATgccatttgaaacttgctcaaaccagaaaATTCTACTGTTGCATTGGATTTGCATAAGTCAGGGTGGATTGGCTAATTACCATTTAGCATAAaagtgcattttcactaatcactcacatttggctaaacttgattaataaaatggattagtgcatcatataaaTGGTTAATCATAACTATTTTTGagattaacattcattcatctcagatctagatccaaaaattgcacaattctctcaacttttcatcttcacttttttgcaatttcttcacaagCCTAGCCAAGatcttcattgtttcatcatctacaatcattgttgaagctaattgaagcaagatttcatcACTATCAAGCCAAAtcgtggactgttaaagtgaggtgcaacaatggcaaatggagatttcatcaagatcgtgcgtaattgagcaacaaaccttgttccattcatctTCCACATCATCATAGAAGTTATGTTTTCACCTTGCAAGGCTTACAACACACGAATTCACAACTGTCATCAAATTAAGGTCAGTTTCGAATTCAATGATTCTTGCAATTGATGTAGGATTTGGATAGATCGTGCTTAGTAGATAATTCTGCAATTGGTTTTGCTGATTTTcattgagaaatgagagagttatgttgatttgaactttcatgcatgattatgttttgcttcgattctctTAGATTAGGAAGAGTTAGGTTTAATTAAGGTGATATTCATGATGTGCTTGGAAAGACCTTTCTGATGATATATGGTTTGTGTGATTTGGTGAAAATTTGTTCATGAGTGTATGAAGGTATGAACACGCGTATGAACATTTGAATAATTTCCAGAAAAGTTGTTTTGATCCATATGACCGCGTACTGTGCATGCTGGAGGTGTTAGCGCGCCACTCTTTGATTTACTGTAGCGATCGATCCCTTGCCATGACAATTTCATTTTGGCTTTTGCAAATTATTTTCATGTGCTTCATATGGTTTCACATGCTTCCATTCATGTTTTTTAATTTTCTTTCACATGAAAAAATCCATAACTCACAAACTAATTGTCCAAATTAACTGAGattttttccaccatgatccttgtaatctctactattttatgatgatttttgcaaaaattgtgcacgtgtggtttttggaatggcctagggtttgtttagATGTGTTCTTTCTTGCAccttgcttggtattttgatcatgaaatgatgatgcttaactGGATGGAGCTAAATTTTTGCATGCTTATTCACTACTAGAATAAGTCATTTTAACCTCCTAGTTTAGAGTCGGCCACCGACACGGACACTATTAGTGTCGGCTAAGCCTACACTAACGGACTCTATCTAGGTACATCTTTTAAGACAAGTTATTTTTTTATCAGTGTCGGCAAAACCGACTCTACTTGTTATGTTATCTTTGCAGAAtgtttgattaatttatttagaGTCGGTGAGACCGATTCTATCTAGTAGCATTATTTTTTAATTACTATTTATTTACTTAGATTCTATCTAGTAGCGTTATTTTTTAATTACTATTTATTTACTTAGAGTCCGCTGAGCCGACTCTactcttattttatttattaattagaGTCCGCTTGGCGGACTCTATGGAATTTTTTATTTCGGACCAAAAATTACGCGACAACTTATTTCCCTCTTTCCTTTTCCCTCGTCATTTTTCACTCTCCCTCCATTTCATTTCAcaaaaccaaaaccctaattccatgCTAATTCGTGAATCCCTTTTTTCCCTATTTCGTGAACCGATTCGTGAATCCCTAATCCGTGAATCCATTGAAGAATCCCTAATTCCCTAATTCAAAATCCCTCGTTAAAGGGTTTCTGAATCATCAAAGGTAATGCATATTCATCTCAAGTGATTTCCATGGAGTTTTGGTTTAATGAGTATGAGATAGTCATATGTTTTATGTTTTCTGAATGTAGGTTTTCCAGAACTATCGGCTTTGTGGATGCTGGAATCAAGTTTTCTTTGCAAGTTTAGTATTGTTTCCAAATATGTTTAAAGTCTCCTTTAAGTCTGAAACTACGAAAATCAAATTATTTGCTAATTGGTTTTCTGAATGTAGGTTTTCAAGAATGCTCATCTTACTTAGTGGAGGCAGTAAGCAGTTGTTGAATGCAAGTTAATTTGGAACCGAAGCACTATATCATCCGGGATTTTGCAAAGACAACTCTTTCTCAAGGTTAGTCATCCCTATGTTAATTTGGAACCAGACTGAACAATTAGTGTTTGCAATAGTTAGTGTTTGCATCAGTTAGTATTTCTCAAGGTTGGGGTTATAATTTATTTTGAAGGAAATGTTTTTTCTGGACTCAAATTTATTAACTGTTTGCATCAGTAGTGAAAGTTGTGTTTGTGAAAGCTGTATAGTTTCTATGATACTCCTGTTATGAACATATGTGTGGTGTCAAATTGAACTCTAAATCTGAATTTAACTTAGCCATTTTACCTGAATAGCGATGAGTAGGATTAGCCATTTTACCATACAAATTGAACTCTAAATCTGATACAGTTGCAACTGCTACACCAGCTGACACAGCAGCCAAAGCTAAAACCTGCACCAGAAATGGTTTTCTTAAAAAATATGAACTCTCCCTGCAAGCTTCTTGAAAATCACAAGACAGCCTAAAGCTAATCCACACTATAGGCTTCCCGATCCAACCTTTTCTCTGTTAACTGCCTACCTTTCCTACCATTAGACCAAGTGAATTTATTTCCAAGAGTAGGGATATGGATGTAATGATTGGAATCAGACCAATGAAAGAAATCCTGCAATTGAGTTTGATGACAAAGAATATGAAGCCGACGAACATTTACGCGGAATTTCAAACTTTGTTGAAAGTActgatggaaaatgggcttatAGCAGCACAAGAGTATTTCTAGGAAATGAAAAAGCTGATTATGTGGCAAGAAATGTTTTCTCTTTGAATATTAATGAGTCTTCTGGACACTACTACCAAACAGCCCGCATTGCGCCGATATCTCTTAACTACTTTGGATTTTGTATGATGAAGGGAAATTATAATGTGAAACTTCATTTTGCTGAGATAATGTTTTCTAATGACCGGACTTTTAGCAGTTTTGGAAGGCGCATATTCGATGTTTCAATTCAAGTAAGTAATGAATACACAACTACTTCTTTCTTAGGCTTTGTTTGGTAAGTATCTTAATCAAGCACTTATAGCATAAACTTTTATCATATAAGTGCTTGCTTGTGTATAACCTATTTCTATAAAAAAAAGATACCACAAAATCAAACCCTTCTCATTTTAAAGCTATTTTCATAAGCTATCTTATAGAGTTTATGGAATTTAGTTGAAAACAGCTTATGGACATATCTTAAGCTGTTCCTATAAGCTCTTACAGACAGTTCTGCTTGTACTTATGTCCGTAGATAAACTCAAATAAACCAATCCAGACCGGCGCTTAGTTTCTAGTTTCGACCAAAATGTTGCTCATACTTTGTATCTGGTTTCTAACAAATCTAAAGTTCCGAATTTCAAAACTATATAATGACAGGGTCGTAAATATTTAAAAGACTTTAACATTATGGAAGAAGCCGGTGGAGTTGGCAAGGGAATTACTCGGGACTTTAACGTTGATGTTAATGATAGCACCTTGCAAATCCACTTATCATGGGCAGGAAAAGGAACTAATGCAGTCCCTATGAGAGGTGTATATGGACCTCTTATATCTGCTATCAATGTGACCCCAAGTAAGTACTAGTTTTCATATCGTTTTGATTTCATAACCTTCTGTCAAATATACCAATTAAACTACATTGTATTTCATATTCTTAAAATCATTTATACTTTGCTTTAGACTTTAAAATTCCTTCGAATCGGTTGTCTGCCGGAGCAATTGCTGGAATTGTGATTGGATCATTGGCACTTGTTTTGCTGATACTTTTTGTCCTTTGGAAGATGGGTTACATTTTTCGGAAAGATCAAACAGACAAAGGTAAGATTTTAGTTCTAAGTAAATAAAACATTTTCATGGTTGAACCATGGACCGCTTTATTTTCACTTCTTGTTCCTGAGTAAACCACTTATCTTATTGCATAACTCCTAGAATTGAAAACAGGTTATTTTAGTTTGAGACAAATTAAAGCTGCTACTAATAACTTCGATCCAGAAAATAAGATAGGTGAAGGAGGATTTGGGCCAGTTTACAAGGTAAATTTAGATAAACTATATGTTAAAAGCTTTGAAAGGTTATCCTCAACTATGATACTGAAGGCATTGCCTATTTCGCAGGGTATATTGTCAGATGGTGCTGTGATTGCGGTTAAACAGCTCTCGTCCAAATCAAAGCAAGGGAACCGCGAATTCGTAAACGAAATAGGCATGATATCTGCTTTGCAGCATCCCAATCTTGTGAAACTTTATGGATGTTGCATTGAAGGAAACCAATTGCTGCTTGTATATGAATACATGGAGAACAATAGTCTTGCTCGTGCTCTTTTCGGTAAGGGCTTCATGTAACAGATTTTGGTTGTCTATATATGTTTCTGATAAGTTAAAATCAAACTTTAAAAGACAACTTTTCTTCTAGGTAAGCCAGAACAAAAGTTGAACTTGGACTGGCGCACGAGAATGAAGATTTGTGTAGGGATAGCAAGAGGTTTGGCCTATCTTCATGAGGAATCAAGGTTGAAAATAGTACACAGAGATATTAAGGCAACTAATGTCTTACTCGATAAGCATCTGAATGCCAAAATCTCTGATTTCGGTTTAGCCAAGCTTGACGAAGAAGAAAACACTCATATCAGCACGCGAATAGTTGGGACAATGTTAGTATTATACGACAATATTATAAAGTTTTGAATCCTAAAGACTTTGTTTATCATTCGTTGGCTTGCACTCATAGATTTAAATTGCAATTGTGGCCGCATGGACTGTAGTTGTCTACAATTTCCGGTCATGCTTGCAATGTTAACTACAATCTATGTATTTCTTGTTGCTATAATCATTTACACAGTCTTATCTAGAAATTGTTTCATTAAGTTTTTTAAAATCTCTGACACAAACCTACAAAACGTTTCCTTATCAGAGGTTACATGGCTCCTGAGTATGCAATGCGGGGTTACTTAACCGACAAAGCAGATGTATATAGTTTCGGAGTTGTAGCTTTAGAGATTGTTAGTGGAATGAGCAACACAAATTATAGGCCAAAAGAGGAATTTGTTTATCTTCTGGATTGGGTAAGCTACACTTGGTATCTCTTTTCATTATAATTTCCTTTGTTTCAAAATTTATAATTACTATATCTTGCATGTCATTTAAGGCCTATGTTCTCCAAGAACAAGGAAACCTTCTGGAATTGGTGGATCCAAGTCTTGGTTCAAACTACTCAGCTGAAAAGGCCATGAGAATGCTGCAACTGGCACTCCTTTGCACCAATCCATCTCCAACTCTTAGAGCACCAATGTCATCGGTCGTGAGCATGCTTGAAGGAAACACTCCAATTCAAGCGCCGATAATCAAGCGAAGCGATAGTGCTAGTGGCGCAAGATTTAAAGCCTTTGAGCTTCTATCACATGATAGCCAAACTAATGTTTCTTCAACATCTTTACAAGATAGTAGAGAGCTAAGAGGCAAATCAATGGATGGACCATGGATTGATTCTTCCATATCATATCCAAGTAAAGATGATTATTCTTCATCTGATAGGCTTATTTGAGATTTGATTATTCTTCCATATCATATGCAAGGCTAAATATTATTATAGACTTTTCTATGTTGACTTTAGGGTCGGTGACACGGACGCTATCTTTTTTTTTCATGAGTTTTATAAATTGACCTCAATGCCAGTCGATCGATGCATACAAAAAATGTTGACtttttttgttgactttagaGTCGAACAGGGCAACGCTAAACATAATATTGACTTTTCATGGTTTTGAAACAATATAGCGTTGGTCCCATTAGTGTCCGCGTTAGCCTCCGTTCCACCGAGGCTACGTAGCCTCGGTGTATCTTCAGCCGACGTtacatgtaacaccccgataaaaataagataattatttaatttaagttaatattatatttattaatttaattaaataattggaatttttggattattattattattattattattggaataataattattggaaaatatataagttggaaataaggaaaaagagttccattttggtaaaaagagttttcacgtgaaaacagagaagcggctcaaaaagaggaaaagggcaaagaggcagagcaagaggaagaaggttggagaagagaagagcttgaagcttaaagattcgccagattaactcaggtaaggggggtttatcgtcaattaacgggtattatgggataatatgtcatgggtagtgataagctgttgattgaccctaattgggaattgtgaatgctgaaattttgttggatgaaccgtgttaggagttgaaatttagtcggtaattgagtctgttgtaatttcccgatcgtatggctttttacggaatcggattcggaggtccggaagtcctccaatggcggaaaatgcggagaattctgcattctgccttgagttagcgcaggaacagcttctgtcttgcgttaaccggttaacccagggtgttaaccggttaacactgtgttggattatgaatatgtgctgttttgtctgcgttaacggttaacccagggtgttaaccggttaacactgttgtaatttctgatatttggctgtttgtgctgcgttaaccggttaacccagggcgttaaccggttaacactgttaaattttgagacagaaggcgtgttgtgctgcgttaaccggttaacccagggcgttaaccggttaacgctgttgcagagtggaaaaatgttaattttaatgtggtgtgcctatttgagggttggcctatgttggcctatgatgtaatagagattaattcccgctgttttgggcagtatagatattagtggagtgtgctaatattgtggttgttgtttggcatgatataatatgcttttgtgataaattgtgttgataatgtggaatggtatacatgatgttgtgaatgtgtgcatttgtgaatagactattttatggcttagagtgtgagcatgtgtctattcttgattatcgttgatgttgcattgctaggtaattagcatgcgtattgtggccttcgggtggtagctaattcccatggtgaggaattagtgagtaaatcatgttgattgttgttgttgttgtttgcatgctaggtgattggcgtgcatatcatggcccatttggggtggtagctaattcccatggtgaggaattagtgagtgagtcactatgtctcaaatgagtgggactagtgagcttggtagccgtgcctggatttggacggtgaggttgaactatatgttcacaacatagtcggtaccgcatgcataagagtctcattgcacaatgaatgtatggcatatgatatgaatggatgcattccagtatcatatgtgtgttgtgtgttgtgttgttaatgtaaatatgattgagatttttactgttgaatatgatggttggatggatattgccgttgctgagtgcgtagtttgattagggtgaattaatgtgttatttacttagcattacatgttgttctataatgcttattatattgattgaagaactcacccttacaactatttttcaggtaacgagcagtgagttgagtagaagctagtgctatggagtctagtgtcgtccttagtgggtcatgctctggtagatgtaacatcgggaggggatgtttgactatgttttaatttagttgttgatcaactttacatgtaataTAGTACATGCTTTGAATTGTTGATGTTTcgtatccgctgcgtattatgcaactgttttatttgataaataaatgagcatgacaggatgttttgataaatgtttgtgaaatgattgtgtgacacccttcggggcataattactctgattaacatgttattattttaattaaataatttggggtatttagaagggtgttacattagtggtatcagagcctggttggtcgagtcgtaattattctgtttcccctgtacgggataggtgttgtgtaaccctatcagtacttattgttttagattgttgggttttcagaatagagatggctggaagaggtagagatgatgctgcgattgctgaggctctgggtatgctagctggagtacttggaggaaatccgaatgttgtggggatgggagctgctcgtcagttgagtgagttccagaagaacaatcctccgatgttcaaaggagcatacgatccagatggtgctcagaagtggttgaaagagatagagaggatcttcagagtaactgagtgtgctgataaccagaaggtcaggttcggtacacatatgctgtcagaagaagctgatgattggtgggttgctacccgcactgagttggaaactgctggaaatgctgagattacttgggctgtgttcagggaaagattcctgaggaagtactttccagaggatgtcagagggaagaaagagatagaattcttggaattgaagcagggtaacaggtctgttactgagtatgctacgaagttcacagagctgtcaaagtactatactccttatagtgaggctgc includes these proteins:
- the LOC127122973 gene encoding probable LRR receptor-like serine/threonine-protein kinase At1g53430, translated to MDFDDKEYEADEHLRGISNFVESTDGKWAYSSTRVFLGNEKADYVARNVFSLNINESSGHYYQTARIAPISLNYFGFCMMKGNYNVKLHFAEIMFSNDRTFSSFGRRIFDVSIQGRKYLKDFNIMEEAGGVGKGITRDFNVDVNDSTLQIHLSWAGKGTNAVPMRGVYGPLISAINVTPNFKIPSNRLSAGAIAGIVIGSLALVLLILFVLWKMGYIFRKDQTDKGKILVLKLKTGYFSLRQIKAATNNFDPENKIGEGGFGPVYKGILSDGAVIAVKQLSSKSKQGNREFVNEIGMISALQHPNLVKLYGCCIEGNQLLLVYEYMENNSLARALFGKPEQKLNLDWRTRMKICVGIARGLAYLHEESRLKIVHRDIKATNVLLDKHLNAKISDFGLAKLDEEENTHISTRIVGTIGYMAPEYAMRGYLTDKADVYSFGVVALEIVSGMSNTNYRPKEEFVYLLDWAYVLQEQGNLLELVDPSLGSNYSAEKAMRMLQLALLCTNPSPTLRAPMSSVVSMLEGNTPIQAPIIKRSDSASGARFKAFELLSHDSQTNVSSTSLQDSRELRGKSMDGPWIDSSISYPSKDDYSSSDRLI